The following proteins are encoded in a genomic region of Arachis ipaensis cultivar K30076 chromosome B02, Araip1.1, whole genome shotgun sequence:
- the LOC107625652 gene encoding E3 ubiquitin ligase PQT3-like isoform X1 — translation MAVYYKFKSARDYDSIPMDGTFISVGTLKEKIFESKHLGRGTDFDLVVTNAQTNEEYLDEAMLIPKNTSVLIRRVPGPPRLPIVTELEQKKVENTAMEAEPESSSLPAEDASAVKYPEDSDWDEFGNDLYAIPDVPPIQSSNLIPEAPPTNKADEESKIKALIDTPALDWQRPGSDFGAGRGFGRGMGGRMGGGRGFGLERKTPPQGYVCHRCKVPGHFIQHCPTNGDPNYDIKRVKQPTGIPRSMLMVNPQGSYALPNGSVAVLKPNEAAFEKEIEGLPSTTRSVGDLPPELHCPLCNDVMKDAMLTSKCCFKSFCDKCIRDYIISKSMCICGATNILADDLLPNKTLRDTIIRILESGNSSAENAGSTFQVQDMESARCPQLKLPSPTSSAASKGEPKVSLVREGMTNVPETVDDKKTVSAPAPLQTSEQVKPRMPDVSEATHESTSVKEPASQGSAQLVEEEVQQKMVSAEAGKKKKRKKVHLPANDFQWKTPHDLGAESYMMPMGPAPGYNSYWNGMQPCMEGFMGPYGGLMQMMGYGLGPLDMPFAGGLPHDPFGMQGYMMPVVPPHRDLAAEYGMGMNVPPPVMSREEFEARKADRWRKRENEKRIDRDFSKDRDFGREASSIGDVPMKSKTKSLPAPPSSEYHHPQPHYHRAERVSPEVEPPRPIKRKADYHVDRDRDRECERDHDRDRDQRDHHDRERGHHHHRHHQSESSSRMSSEPVTKISPSSAAAAAADRKQKASVFSRINFPAEEEMTKKRKISAFHTTEAASAGPLPHLQHISRQHRQPTMKAGRAARFLNESSDDERHFKRRPSRHKCSCM, via the exons ATGGCGGTGTATTATAAATTTAAGAGTGCAAGAGATTATGATTCAATTCCCATGGACGGTACTTTCATCTCTGTTGGAacgttaaaagaaaaaatatttgaatCCAAGCATTTAGGCAGGGGTACTGATTTTGATCTCGTGGTAACCAACGCCCAGACCAATGAAG AATATCTTGATGAAGCAATGCTGATTCCTAAAAATACCTCAGTGTTAATTCGTCGGGTTCCTGGTCCGCCACGTTTACCGATTGTTACTGAACTAGA GCAAAAAAAGGTGGAAAATACGGCTATGGAAGCCGAACCTGAAAGCAGCAGCTTACCAGCTGAAGATGCATCTGCTGTAAAATAT CCAGAAGATTCAGATTGGGatgaatttggaaatgatttGTATGCGATTCCTGATGTACCACCCATTCAATCAAGTAACTTAATTCCTGAAGCTCCTCCAACCAACAAAGCTGATGAAGAAAGTAAGATAAAGGCTTTGATTGATACTCCTGCCTTGGATTGGCAACG TCCAGGATCGGACTTTGGTGCTGGTAGAGGTTTTGGAAGAGGTATGGGTGGACGGATGGGGGGTGGTCGTGGTTTTG GGCTGGAGCGGAAAACACCTCCCCAAGGCTATGTATGTCACAGGTGCAAGGTTCCTG GCCATTTTATTCAGCACTGCCCTACAAACGGTGATCCAAATTATGACATCAAGAGAGTTAAACAACCTACTGGTATTCCGAGATCCATGCTGATGGTGAACCCACAAGGTTCCTATGCTCTACCAAATGGTTCAGTAGCTGTATTGAAGCCAAATGA GGCTGCTTTTGAGAAAGAAATAGAAGGTTTACCTTCCACCACTCGTTCTGTTGGGGATCTACCACCTGAGCTTCACTGCCCCTTGTGCAATGATGTGATGAAAGATGCTATGCTGACAAGCAAGTGCTGTTTTAAAAGCTTTTGTGACAAAT GTATTAGGGACTATATTATCTCCAAGTCCATGTGCATATGTGGTGCAACAAATATTCTTGCAGATGATCTTTTACCAAATAAGACCCTAAGAGATACTATTATTCGTATATTGGAGTCAGGCAATAGCAGTGCTGAAAATGCTGGGAGCACCTTTCAAGTTCAAG ATATGGAGTCTGCTCGTTGTCCACAACTGAAGCTTCCATCTCCAACCTCATCGGCTGCATCTAAGGGAGAACCAAAGGTTTCACTTGTTCGTGAAGGAATGACAAATGTACCGGAAACTGTTGATGATAAAAAAACAGTTTCTGCTCCAGCTCCATTGCAAACATCAGAGCAAGTGAAGCCCAGAATGCCTGATGTAAGTGAAGCTACACATGAGTCGACGAGTGTAAAGGAACCAGCCTCACAAGGGAGTGCTCAGTTGGTTGAGGAGGAAGTCCAGCAAAAAATGGTTTCTGCTGAGGCAG gaaagaagaaaaaaaggaagaaagtcCATTTGCCTGCAAATG ATTTTCAGTGGAAAACCCCACACGACCTTGGGGCTGAGAGCTACATGATGCCAATGGGCCCAGCACCTGGTTACAATTCATACTGGAATGGCATGCAACCTTGTATGGAAGGATTTATGGGACCATATGGTGGCCTGATGCAGATGATGGGTTATGGCCTGGGCCCCTTGGACATGCCATTTGCAGGTGGTCTGCCTCATGATCCATTTGGCATGCAGGGTTACATGATGCCTGTTGTTCCACCTCATAG GGATCTTGCTGCTGAGTATGGCATGGGGATGAATGTTCCACCTCCAGTTATGAGTAGagaggagtttgaagctcggAAAGCTGATCGTTGGAGAAAGCGTGAAAATGAGAAACGGATTGATAG GGATTTCTCCAAAGATCGAGATTTTGGTAGGGAAGCGAGCAGTATTGGGGATGTTCCTATGAAATCAAAAACT AAATCACTTCCAGCACCTCCAAGTAGTGAGTACCACCATCCCCAACCTCATTATCACCGTGCAGAACGTGTGTCACCTGAGGTGGAGCCTCCACGTCCTATCAAGAGAAAAGCTGACTACCATGTGGATCGGGATCGGGATCGGGAATGTGAACGTGACCATGATCGTGATCGTGACCAGAGGGACCACCATGATCGAGAAAGAGGCCATCACCACCATCGCCACCACCAGTCAGAATCCTCTTCCCGGATGTCATCTGAACCAGTGACCAAAATCTCACCATCATCTGCAGCTGCAGCTGCAGCAGACCGCAAGCAGAAGGCCAGTGTTTTCTCCCGCATAAACTTCCCCGCTGAAGAAGAAATGaccaagaagaggaagatatCTGCCTTTCACACAACTGAAGCTGCTTCAGCTGGTCCCCTGCCACATCTTCAGCACATCTCAAGGCAGCATCGACAGCCTACTATGAAGGCAGGAAGAGCAGCACGATTTCTGAATGAGTCCAGTGATGATGAGCGGCATTTCAAACGGAGGCCATCAAGGCACAAGTGTTCTTGTATGTGA
- the LOC107625652 gene encoding E3 ubiquitin ligase PQT3-like isoform X2, which yields MAVYYKFKSARDYDSIPMDGTFISVGTLKEKIFESKHLGRGTDFDLVVTNAQTNEEYLDEAMLIPKNTSVLIRRVPGPPRLPIVTELEQKKVENTAMEAEPESSSLPAEDASAPEDSDWDEFGNDLYAIPDVPPIQSSNLIPEAPPTNKADEESKIKALIDTPALDWQRPGSDFGAGRGFGRGMGGRMGGGRGFGLERKTPPQGYVCHRCKVPGHFIQHCPTNGDPNYDIKRVKQPTGIPRSMLMVNPQGSYALPNGSVAVLKPNEAAFEKEIEGLPSTTRSVGDLPPELHCPLCNDVMKDAMLTSKCCFKSFCDKCIRDYIISKSMCICGATNILADDLLPNKTLRDTIIRILESGNSSAENAGSTFQVQDMESARCPQLKLPSPTSSAASKGEPKVSLVREGMTNVPETVDDKKTVSAPAPLQTSEQVKPRMPDVSEATHESTSVKEPASQGSAQLVEEEVQQKMVSAEAGKKKKRKKVHLPANDFQWKTPHDLGAESYMMPMGPAPGYNSYWNGMQPCMEGFMGPYGGLMQMMGYGLGPLDMPFAGGLPHDPFGMQGYMMPVVPPHRDLAAEYGMGMNVPPPVMSREEFEARKADRWRKRENEKRIDRDFSKDRDFGREASSIGDVPMKSKTKSLPAPPSSEYHHPQPHYHRAERVSPEVEPPRPIKRKADYHVDRDRDRECERDHDRDRDQRDHHDRERGHHHHRHHQSESSSRMSSEPVTKISPSSAAAAAADRKQKASVFSRINFPAEEEMTKKRKISAFHTTEAASAGPLPHLQHISRQHRQPTMKAGRAARFLNESSDDERHFKRRPSRHKCSCM from the exons ATGGCGGTGTATTATAAATTTAAGAGTGCAAGAGATTATGATTCAATTCCCATGGACGGTACTTTCATCTCTGTTGGAacgttaaaagaaaaaatatttgaatCCAAGCATTTAGGCAGGGGTACTGATTTTGATCTCGTGGTAACCAACGCCCAGACCAATGAAG AATATCTTGATGAAGCAATGCTGATTCCTAAAAATACCTCAGTGTTAATTCGTCGGGTTCCTGGTCCGCCACGTTTACCGATTGTTACTGAACTAGA GCAAAAAAAGGTGGAAAATACGGCTATGGAAGCCGAACCTGAAAGCAGCAGCTTACCAGCTGAAGATGCATCTGCT CCAGAAGATTCAGATTGGGatgaatttggaaatgatttGTATGCGATTCCTGATGTACCACCCATTCAATCAAGTAACTTAATTCCTGAAGCTCCTCCAACCAACAAAGCTGATGAAGAAAGTAAGATAAAGGCTTTGATTGATACTCCTGCCTTGGATTGGCAACG TCCAGGATCGGACTTTGGTGCTGGTAGAGGTTTTGGAAGAGGTATGGGTGGACGGATGGGGGGTGGTCGTGGTTTTG GGCTGGAGCGGAAAACACCTCCCCAAGGCTATGTATGTCACAGGTGCAAGGTTCCTG GCCATTTTATTCAGCACTGCCCTACAAACGGTGATCCAAATTATGACATCAAGAGAGTTAAACAACCTACTGGTATTCCGAGATCCATGCTGATGGTGAACCCACAAGGTTCCTATGCTCTACCAAATGGTTCAGTAGCTGTATTGAAGCCAAATGA GGCTGCTTTTGAGAAAGAAATAGAAGGTTTACCTTCCACCACTCGTTCTGTTGGGGATCTACCACCTGAGCTTCACTGCCCCTTGTGCAATGATGTGATGAAAGATGCTATGCTGACAAGCAAGTGCTGTTTTAAAAGCTTTTGTGACAAAT GTATTAGGGACTATATTATCTCCAAGTCCATGTGCATATGTGGTGCAACAAATATTCTTGCAGATGATCTTTTACCAAATAAGACCCTAAGAGATACTATTATTCGTATATTGGAGTCAGGCAATAGCAGTGCTGAAAATGCTGGGAGCACCTTTCAAGTTCAAG ATATGGAGTCTGCTCGTTGTCCACAACTGAAGCTTCCATCTCCAACCTCATCGGCTGCATCTAAGGGAGAACCAAAGGTTTCACTTGTTCGTGAAGGAATGACAAATGTACCGGAAACTGTTGATGATAAAAAAACAGTTTCTGCTCCAGCTCCATTGCAAACATCAGAGCAAGTGAAGCCCAGAATGCCTGATGTAAGTGAAGCTACACATGAGTCGACGAGTGTAAAGGAACCAGCCTCACAAGGGAGTGCTCAGTTGGTTGAGGAGGAAGTCCAGCAAAAAATGGTTTCTGCTGAGGCAG gaaagaagaaaaaaaggaagaaagtcCATTTGCCTGCAAATG ATTTTCAGTGGAAAACCCCACACGACCTTGGGGCTGAGAGCTACATGATGCCAATGGGCCCAGCACCTGGTTACAATTCATACTGGAATGGCATGCAACCTTGTATGGAAGGATTTATGGGACCATATGGTGGCCTGATGCAGATGATGGGTTATGGCCTGGGCCCCTTGGACATGCCATTTGCAGGTGGTCTGCCTCATGATCCATTTGGCATGCAGGGTTACATGATGCCTGTTGTTCCACCTCATAG GGATCTTGCTGCTGAGTATGGCATGGGGATGAATGTTCCACCTCCAGTTATGAGTAGagaggagtttgaagctcggAAAGCTGATCGTTGGAGAAAGCGTGAAAATGAGAAACGGATTGATAG GGATTTCTCCAAAGATCGAGATTTTGGTAGGGAAGCGAGCAGTATTGGGGATGTTCCTATGAAATCAAAAACT AAATCACTTCCAGCACCTCCAAGTAGTGAGTACCACCATCCCCAACCTCATTATCACCGTGCAGAACGTGTGTCACCTGAGGTGGAGCCTCCACGTCCTATCAAGAGAAAAGCTGACTACCATGTGGATCGGGATCGGGATCGGGAATGTGAACGTGACCATGATCGTGATCGTGACCAGAGGGACCACCATGATCGAGAAAGAGGCCATCACCACCATCGCCACCACCAGTCAGAATCCTCTTCCCGGATGTCATCTGAACCAGTGACCAAAATCTCACCATCATCTGCAGCTGCAGCTGCAGCAGACCGCAAGCAGAAGGCCAGTGTTTTCTCCCGCATAAACTTCCCCGCTGAAGAAGAAATGaccaagaagaggaagatatCTGCCTTTCACACAACTGAAGCTGCTTCAGCTGGTCCCCTGCCACATCTTCAGCACATCTCAAGGCAGCATCGACAGCCTACTATGAAGGCAGGAAGAGCAGCACGATTTCTGAATGAGTCCAGTGATGATGAGCGGCATTTCAAACGGAGGCCATCAAGGCACAAGTGTTCTTGTATGTGA